From Synoicihabitans lomoniglobus, the proteins below share one genomic window:
- a CDS encoding YMGG-like glycine zipper-containing protein, producing the protein MMRSRIALATLLTLTVFSGCKVAPSKTAKGAGIGAVGGALAGAAIGNNSGSGNSASGAAIGGAAGALVGGAIGLVQDMKERSQQDQLAQERAYQQEVARRRQEEARLKDQLDEELSIAQGFRITDTELADAQRRADETSSRLAELKAEREWALNRKKELDNREAQIAAETAEIARLEAELAELRGDTTASNP; encoded by the coding sequence ATGATGAGGTCCAGAATCGCTCTCGCTACCCTGCTCACACTCACCGTTTTTTCCGGTTGCAAGGTCGCTCCGTCCAAAACCGCCAAGGGTGCCGGCATCGGTGCGGTCGGCGGTGCTCTCGCCGGTGCGGCCATCGGCAACAACTCCGGTTCCGGCAACAGCGCGTCGGGAGCCGCCATCGGTGGCGCGGCCGGTGCCTTGGTCGGTGGCGCCATCGGGCTCGTGCAGGATATGAAAGAGCGCAGCCAGCAGGATCAGCTGGCCCAGGAACGGGCCTACCAGCAAGAAGTCGCTCGTCGCCGCCAGGAGGAAGCCCGCTTGAAGGACCAGCTGGATGAAGAACTTTCCATCGCCCAGGGCTTCCGCATCACCGATACCGAGCTGGCCGACGCCCAACGTCGCGCCGATGAGACCAGCTCCCGCCTGGCCGAACTCAAAGCCGAACGCGAATGGGCCCTCAACCGGAAGAAGGAACTCGACAACCGCGAAGCCCAGATCGCCGCTGAAACCGCCGAGATCGCCCGCCTCGAAGCCGAACTCGCCGAACTTCGCGGCGACACCACGGCCAGCAACCCTTGA
- a CDS encoding O-acetylhomoserine aminocarboxypropyltransferase/cysteine synthase family protein produces MSNPQGLGTRALHAGQAPDPTTGSRAVPLYQTTSYVFRDTEHAANLFALKELGNIYTRIMNPTTDVFEQRMAALEGGTGGLAHSSGQAAITDAILNIASAGDHIVSVTQLYGGTYNLFHYTLPKLGITVSFVDGNDPSSFKAAIQPNTKAIYGESLGNPALNLFPYDEVAPIAQEAGIPLIIDNTALSPMLHRPIEHGANIVVHSATKYIGGHGTSIGGIVVDAGNFDWGSGRFPGFTEPDDSYHGLVHWEAFKAFPPAGDANIAFIMKMRLQLLRDIGACISPFNAWTMLQGLETLHLRMARISANAQMAAEFLAHDDRVAWVNYPGLADSPNHAAAQKYLSGGFGGLLGFGLKSGYEGGRKFIEGLTLFSHLANIGDAKSLAIHPASTTHSQLNPDEQTTSGVSPDYVRLSLGIEDWPDLEADLRAALNASG; encoded by the coding sequence ATGTCTAACCCCCAAGGCCTTGGCACCCGCGCGCTTCATGCCGGGCAAGCCCCCGATCCCACCACCGGCTCCCGCGCCGTTCCGCTCTATCAAACGACGAGCTATGTGTTCCGCGACACCGAACACGCCGCCAATCTTTTTGCCCTGAAGGAGCTGGGCAACATCTACACCCGGATCATGAATCCGACGACCGATGTGTTCGAGCAACGCATGGCCGCCCTCGAGGGCGGCACCGGTGGTCTCGCCCACAGTTCCGGTCAGGCCGCCATCACCGATGCGATCCTCAACATCGCCAGCGCGGGCGATCACATCGTCTCGGTCACGCAACTCTACGGGGGAACGTATAATCTTTTCCACTACACGCTGCCCAAACTCGGTATCACGGTGTCCTTCGTCGATGGTAACGATCCCTCCTCCTTTAAGGCTGCGATCCAACCGAATACCAAGGCCATCTATGGCGAAAGCCTCGGCAACCCGGCGCTCAACTTGTTCCCCTACGATGAAGTCGCGCCGATCGCCCAGGAGGCCGGCATTCCGCTCATCATCGACAACACCGCGCTGTCCCCGATGTTGCACCGCCCCATCGAACATGGCGCCAACATCGTGGTGCACTCCGCCACCAAATACATCGGCGGGCACGGCACGTCCATCGGCGGCATCGTCGTCGATGCGGGCAACTTCGATTGGGGCTCCGGCAGATTCCCCGGCTTCACCGAACCCGATGATTCGTATCACGGCCTCGTGCACTGGGAGGCGTTCAAGGCGTTTCCGCCGGCCGGCGACGCCAACATCGCGTTCATCATGAAAATGCGGCTGCAACTCCTCCGCGATATCGGCGCGTGCATCTCGCCGTTCAATGCGTGGACCATGTTGCAGGGTCTCGAAACCCTTCACCTGCGCATGGCGCGCATTTCCGCCAATGCACAGATGGCGGCGGAGTTCCTCGCTCACGATGATCGCGTGGCGTGGGTGAACTATCCTGGTCTGGCCGACAGCCCCAACCACGCGGCCGCGCAAAAGTATCTCTCCGGTGGCTTCGGCGGCTTGCTCGGTTTTGGCCTCAAGAGCGGCTACGAAGGCGGACGCAAGTTCATCGAAGGACTCACGCTCTTCTCCCATCTCGCCAACATCGGTGACGCCAAGTCCCTCGCCATTCACCCGGCCAGCACCACGCACAGTCAGCTCAATCCCGACGAACAAACCACCTCGGGCGTGTCCCCCGACTACGTGCGTCTCTCCCTCGGTATTGAGGATTGGCCGGATCTCGAAGCCGATCTGCGCGCCGCGCTCAACGCGTCCGGTTAA
- a CDS encoding Na/Pi cotransporter family protein, with protein MISTAFEILGSLGMFLFGMKVMSEALQKLSGERLRNLMRTMTQNRLAGVGTGFLVTCLVQSSSASTVMMVSFVNAGLLTVVEAIGMIMGANLGTTTTFWIVSFLGFKFSLSSVALPIIGVAMPLLFSRRSTLRDSGEFLIGFGLLFLGLVFLKDAVPDIKNNPEALEFIRNYTGHGLWSVLVFFAFGTVLTVIVQSSSVAGAITITMAAKGWIDFPTAAAVILGENVGTTITANLAALSANANAKRAALAHFFFNIIGVIWAVIFFVPLTRMADWIMPGDPLEPGNIPFHMAAFHTGFNLLNIALLIAFVPQLGKLVNRLIKDRATRGDEHLKFDSTIFPQTGELNIAEAEEDVQKMTQLTRDLVSGFVQLYENADVEMGERVKELKQLEKDSDRMARETTDYLLQCSAGSVSDSSMAKISSLMRVIAELEDMCDRGYRLVLLAERRHRKKRDLPAETRVQVRQFSEIVLRFVDFTSTCLRRGVQTSDMETAYQLENFIDNFRKSLRKESIARMRQSGDQVKAEMLYIDILNNMEAIGNHSLNILQALRHHD; from the coding sequence ATGATTTCCACCGCCTTCGAAATTCTCGGCTCTCTCGGCATGTTCCTATTCGGCATGAAAGTCATGTCCGAGGCCCTGCAAAAACTCTCCGGCGAGCGCCTGCGCAACCTCATGCGCACCATGACCCAGAACCGTCTGGCCGGCGTCGGCACGGGATTCCTGGTCACCTGTCTCGTGCAATCGTCGTCGGCCTCTACCGTGATGATGGTCAGCTTCGTCAATGCCGGCCTGCTGACCGTGGTCGAGGCCATCGGCATGATCATGGGGGCGAATCTCGGCACCACCACGACGTTCTGGATCGTCTCCTTTTTGGGTTTCAAATTCAGCCTCTCCTCCGTCGCCCTGCCCATCATCGGCGTGGCCATGCCCCTGCTGTTTTCGCGTCGCTCCACGCTGCGTGACAGCGGTGAATTCCTGATCGGCTTCGGTCTGCTGTTTCTCGGCTTGGTGTTCCTCAAGGACGCCGTGCCCGACATCAAAAACAACCCGGAGGCCCTCGAGTTCATCCGCAACTACACCGGGCACGGCCTCTGGTCGGTGCTGGTTTTCTTCGCGTTCGGCACCGTGCTCACCGTCATCGTGCAGTCGTCGTCCGTCGCCGGTGCCATCACCATCACCATGGCCGCCAAGGGATGGATCGATTTCCCCACCGCCGCCGCCGTGATTCTCGGCGAAAATGTCGGCACCACCATCACCGCCAACCTCGCCGCTCTCAGCGCCAACGCCAACGCCAAGCGCGCCGCACTGGCCCACTTCTTCTTCAACATTATCGGCGTGATCTGGGCGGTCATCTTTTTCGTGCCCCTCACCCGCATGGCCGACTGGATCATGCCGGGCGACCCGCTCGAACCCGGCAATATTCCGTTTCACATGGCCGCGTTTCACACCGGTTTCAACCTGCTCAATATTGCTCTCCTCATCGCCTTCGTGCCCCAGCTCGGCAAATTGGTGAACCGACTCATCAAAGACCGCGCCACGCGCGGCGATGAACACCTCAAGTTCGACTCCACCATCTTCCCCCAAACCGGCGAACTCAACATCGCCGAGGCCGAGGAGGATGTGCAGAAAATGACCCAGCTCACCCGCGATCTCGTGAGCGGTTTTGTGCAACTCTACGAAAACGCCGACGTCGAGATGGGCGAGCGCGTCAAGGAGCTCAAGCAGCTCGAAAAGGACAGCGACCGCATGGCCCGCGAAACCACCGATTACCTGCTCCAGTGCTCGGCGGGCAGCGTTTCCGACTCATCCATGGCAAAGATCTCCTCGCTCATGCGCGTCATCGCGGAACTCGAGGACATGTGTGACCGGGGCTACCGCCTCGTCCTGCTGGCCGAACGCCGTCACCGCAAGAAACGCGATCTGCCGGCGGAGACCCGCGTGCAAGTGCGCCAGTTTTCCGAGATCGTGCTCCGCTTCGTCGACTTCACCTCCACCTGCCTCCGTCGCGGCGTGCAGACGTCCGACATGGAGACCGCCTACCAGCTCGAAAACTTCATCGACAACTTCCGCAAAAGCCTGCGCAAGGAATCCATCGCCCGCATGCGCCAAAGCGGCGATCAGGTGAAGGCCGAGATGCTCTACATCGACATCCTCAATAACATGGAGGCGATCGGGAATCACTCGCTCAACATCCTCCAGGCCCTGCGCCATCACGATTGA
- a CDS encoding matrixin family metalloprotease produces the protein MSPLPRRIAALVLSLLIVGSCPAYELFTDASGQYVIKWYQPTVELQIKLPTATTLIDGRSQRSSVMAAAEEWNAVMATTRLVFDPDAPTSGDAVGGNGINEIVISPTVDGDEFPALALAVAVSYTDGNKMTEGDVYFRQENPWDSYDTPFDPRSPDMHRVAVHELGHVLGLLHFEEAASNTPAIMRPHVYYITTVQPDDVRGAQALYGAPGLVPPNDNFAAATPVELTPYDITTFTGSNITATHQPGEPSPDGVATGHSVWWSWTSTADRRIKARTAGSNFDTVLTAYTGDSVEALTLVATNDDEETVEDNPTPNRLRTSRIEFNALAGETYHFAVDGWGDSERLPAGSTGAITFTIEHRPPFTAPIISRHSSDVTVSTGENAYFEVHFSSDPVSEIQWQHRTATALEWQPLPLSESYETTDRYDRATLLVRTRFAMNGDQFRCVLTNSEGTVISDTSTLSLDPIPLPEITVQPTGGTFTDHETLRLGVQTNRDFSLTYQWFRNGIAVPDATSREFWLDDPTQADAGTYHVAVTNAQGSVNSDTVDIAFTSPPLLTLLSPTLTTLDPAAPIHFSVAAVSTGSASYQWYHNHRPLAGATDLTLTRTADQANRAGVYWLRATDSAGTRDSDPFFVHPVAADATAVVTWGNDTYISQIPPGLSQVIAVATGGDVAVALLPNGETRVWGYILAARPLAPTDSPVVDISVNRSGILSLLADGSVRGTSGFSRVPRGLKQIVEISAGRAHAVALGTDGHITQWNSSDSPLATDPNFASGEFVSIAAGNSHTVALRADGTVVSSAYYTTQARYGTAPTSADNVVAIAAGRNHSLALRDDGTVLTWSSHNDSTIDVPAGLTDVVAIAAGDFHSVALHTDGRVTTWGSLQSESPPANLPPAYAIAAGRDITLALVATDPARATRIKNLSVRSRAGSGESTLVMGFVIGGEAPLSVLARGIGPTLREFGIDNAVLDPRLTIYDPTQADIGSNSRWSFDDSRLPLYFASLGAFPLPDYSYDAALLSSLAPGAYTAHLVDDRSGSPGIALIEIYDADESNASQLLNVSARTVVGTGDSILVAGFVMTGDEPKTLLIRAVGPTLNDFGLDPTSTLPNPVLKVLKDTEVVAENDDWASSSELNQAVETLGAFPLQTGGRDAALLIPLEPGSYTVQISGADGGTGIALVEIYAIP, from the coding sequence ATGTCCCCCCTTCCCCGCCGCATCGCCGCGCTTGTCCTCAGCCTGTTGATCGTGGGCTCATGCCCCGCCTACGAACTGTTCACCGACGCCAGCGGACAATACGTGATCAAGTGGTATCAACCCACGGTCGAGCTGCAGATTAAACTCCCCACCGCCACCACGTTGATCGACGGTCGCAGCCAGCGATCCAGTGTCATGGCCGCAGCCGAGGAGTGGAACGCGGTGATGGCGACAACCCGGTTGGTATTCGACCCCGATGCACCTACCAGTGGCGACGCCGTAGGCGGCAACGGCATCAACGAGATCGTCATATCCCCCACCGTCGACGGCGACGAATTCCCCGCTTTGGCCCTGGCGGTCGCGGTAAGCTATACCGACGGCAACAAAATGACGGAGGGCGACGTCTATTTCCGCCAAGAAAATCCCTGGGATTCATACGATACCCCGTTCGATCCACGGTCGCCCGATATGCACCGTGTCGCCGTGCATGAACTCGGCCACGTTCTGGGGTTACTTCATTTCGAGGAGGCCGCCAGTAACACCCCGGCCATCATGCGGCCGCATGTGTATTACATCACGACCGTGCAACCCGATGATGTCCGGGGTGCCCAAGCGCTCTACGGCGCCCCGGGATTGGTGCCGCCCAATGACAACTTCGCGGCCGCCACACCGGTCGAGCTGACCCCCTACGACATCACGACATTTACGGGATCCAATATCACCGCGACTCACCAACCCGGGGAACCCTCCCCTGACGGTGTAGCCACAGGGCATTCCGTTTGGTGGTCGTGGACTTCAACCGCGGACCGTCGCATCAAAGCCCGCACCGCAGGGAGTAACTTTGATACCGTGTTGACCGCCTATACCGGTGACTCCGTCGAGGCGCTGACCCTTGTCGCCACCAACGACGACGAGGAAACGGTGGAGGATAATCCCACGCCGAATCGACTACGCACCAGCCGGATTGAGTTCAACGCCTTGGCGGGAGAAACCTATCACTTCGCCGTCGACGGCTGGGGCGATTCCGAACGTCTCCCGGCAGGCTCGACCGGTGCCATTACCTTTACGATTGAACACCGCCCCCCGTTCACGGCTCCAATCATTTCTCGACATTCGTCCGACGTCACCGTCTCCACGGGCGAGAACGCCTATTTCGAGGTCCACTTTTCCTCCGATCCCGTATCCGAAATCCAATGGCAGCACCGCACCGCCACCGCCCTCGAATGGCAGCCGTTGCCGCTGAGCGAATCTTACGAGACGACCGACCGCTACGATCGAGCCACCCTGTTGGTTCGCACCCGTTTCGCGATGAACGGGGATCAGTTTCGCTGCGTCTTGACCAATTCCGAAGGGACGGTGATTTCGGATACCTCAACCCTCTCGCTCGATCCCATTCCTTTGCCGGAAATCACCGTTCAACCGACGGGCGGCACGTTTACCGATCATGAAACTCTGCGACTAGGCGTTCAAACCAACCGCGATTTCTCGCTGACTTACCAATGGTTTCGCAACGGCATCGCCGTGCCCGACGCTACGTCGCGCGAGTTCTGGCTCGACGACCCGACTCAAGCCGATGCCGGCACCTACCACGTCGCGGTGACCAACGCGCAGGGCTCCGTGAATTCCGACACCGTCGACATCGCTTTCACCTCGCCACCCCTGCTCACCCTACTGAGCCCGACGCTGACGACGCTCGACCCGGCGGCGCCGATCCACTTCTCCGTCGCCGCCGTGAGCACGGGGTCCGCGTCCTACCAATGGTATCACAATCATCGTCCCCTCGCCGGCGCCACCGACCTCACCCTCACGCGAACCGCAGACCAAGCAAATCGCGCGGGCGTCTACTGGCTGCGAGCGACCGATTCCGCCGGCACGCGCGACAGCGACCCATTCTTCGTCCACCCCGTCGCCGCCGACGCAACCGCCGTGGTGACTTGGGGTAACGACACCTATATCTCCCAAATCCCGCCTGGGCTGAGTCAGGTCATCGCTGTCGCCACCGGAGGGGATGTTGCCGTAGCCCTGCTTCCCAACGGAGAAACCCGGGTGTGGGGCTATATTCTCGCGGCACGGCCGCTCGCGCCAACCGACTCACCCGTCGTCGACATATCCGTCAACAGATCCGGCATTCTCTCTTTGCTGGCCGACGGGAGTGTGCGGGGCACGAGCGGGTTCAGCCGAGTGCCGCGCGGCTTGAAGCAGATCGTGGAAATCTCCGCGGGACGAGCCCACGCCGTCGCTCTGGGCACCGATGGGCATATTACCCAATGGAACTCCAGCGATTCACCGTTGGCGACCGATCCGAATTTTGCCTCCGGGGAGTTCGTCTCCATTGCCGCCGGGAACTCCCATACCGTCGCACTCCGCGCGGACGGAACGGTCGTCAGTTCCGCCTACTACACCACCCAGGCCCGCTACGGCACCGCCCCGACCTCCGCGGATAACGTAGTGGCAATCGCAGCCGGACGGAATCATTCCCTCGCCTTGCGCGACGACGGCACCGTTCTGACGTGGAGCAGTCACAATGATTCCACTATCGATGTCCCCGCAGGACTCACCGACGTCGTTGCAATCGCCGCCGGTGACTTTCACTCCGTCGCACTCCACACCGACGGCCGTGTGACCACCTGGGGCAGCTTACAGTCCGAATCGCCGCCCGCCAATCTGCCACCGGCTTACGCGATAGCGGCCGGGCGTGACATCACCCTCGCCCTGGTCGCCACCGACCCCGCCCGAGCAACGCGAATAAAGAACCTATCCGTGCGCAGCCGCGCGGGTTCCGGCGAAAGCACCTTGGTGATGGGCTTCGTCATCGGCGGAGAAGCTCCTCTGTCCGTGCTCGCTCGAGGGATCGGCCCCACCTTGCGCGAATTCGGCATCGACAACGCGGTCCTCGACCCTCGCCTCACTATTTACGATCCCACTCAAGCCGACATCGGCAGCAACTCCCGGTGGTCCTTCGACGACTCTCGCCTCCCGCTTTACTTCGCTTCGCTCGGAGCCTTTCCGCTGCCTGACTACTCCTATGACGCGGCCCTGCTTTCCTCCCTCGCCCCCGGGGCCTATACGGCGCACCTCGTAGACGACCGCTCTGGCAGCCCCGGAATTGCTTTGATCGAGATCTACGACGCCGACGAGTCGAACGCTTCCCAGTTGCTCAACGTATCCGCCCGCACCGTGGTCGGCACGGGCGACAGTATCCTCGTGGCCGGATTCGTCATGACCGGCGACGAACCCAAAACCCTCCTCATCCGCGCAGTCGGGCCCACCTTGAATGACTTTGGCCTCGATCCGACCTCCACTCTGCCCAACCCCGTTCTCAAAGTGCTCAAGGACACCGAGGTCGTGGCCGAAAACGACGACTGGGCGTCCTCCTCCGAACTCAACCAAGCCGTCGAAACCCTCGGTGCGTTCCCCCTGCAAACCGGCGGCCGCGACGCCGCCCTGCTCATCCCCCTCGAACCCGGCTCCTATACCGTGCAGATCTCCGGAGCCGATGGTGGCACCGGCATCGCGCTGGTGGAAATATACGCCATCCCCTAA
- a CDS encoding DUF2339 domain-containing protein, whose amino-acid sequence MSNHPEELAELRRRVEQLEQQVRALTEATADPRRGSLPPRPTPPPPPPLPLPSLAQPVEDRPPRVPAPAQRSRELDSTVVVAAIGGFIFLLGAIYALTVSIQRGWISPPVRVALGIMVGSLLAGGAVRLIAHERRRLGLALLTVGLGTATFACYYGGLMAHVFDRSIGFGGAVLATVAAGATAARYRLSGAMVAANALAVVAPLVFLEPRLHETMVLAYFVAVLAAQAAAYYLTGTGAQWRVARWVGLGVLAGVATAHVEHLNRPQSGLGLGLLIVSYVVSLVITWLPRHPERPAHVVTLTASLSVIFALGLHVIGTGLGWSSLGHAVPLALLAALLVGLIPWARQRLSDHSADTGLAVCAAGFSIAAVLMVLDDAGSSLLWGAVALAAALAARHGPASERQPLTSAAVLYLLLATPIWMGDVTRALPETAWPFLNTTWLGGVIVAAAWWQLGGASQDPSARRVGWFIAQVIFVHGLAMEWVGRQSAHLWPDMPMAALLGTLTYALAGLGQWYAGVRTSDASRARPLRIAGYVWLGLAVAKLFFIDLDRASTESRAIAALILGGLFIAAALLVDRLRPERTKKP is encoded by the coding sequence ATGTCGAATCATCCCGAGGAGCTGGCCGAGCTGCGTCGGCGCGTCGAGCAATTGGAACAACAGGTGCGCGCATTGACCGAGGCCACCGCTGATCCGCGCCGCGGCAGTCTTCCCCCGCGACCGACTCCACCCCCTCCTCCGCCATTGCCGTTGCCCAGCCTGGCGCAACCGGTGGAAGACCGCCCGCCTCGCGTCCCCGCTCCCGCCCAGCGTTCACGCGAACTCGACTCGACCGTCGTGGTGGCCGCGATCGGCGGATTCATCTTTCTACTGGGCGCGATCTATGCGCTGACCGTCTCGATCCAGCGGGGTTGGATTTCTCCGCCCGTGCGCGTGGCCTTGGGCATCATGGTGGGCAGCCTGCTCGCGGGCGGGGCCGTCCGACTGATCGCGCACGAGCGGCGGCGGCTCGGTCTGGCCTTGCTCACGGTGGGCTTGGGCACGGCGACCTTCGCCTGTTACTACGGTGGTCTGATGGCGCACGTGTTTGACCGTTCAATCGGGTTTGGTGGAGCGGTTTTGGCCACGGTCGCAGCCGGCGCGACCGCCGCGCGCTACCGGCTGAGCGGGGCCATGGTCGCCGCCAACGCGTTGGCTGTCGTGGCGCCGCTCGTGTTTCTCGAACCCCGCCTGCACGAGACGATGGTGCTGGCGTATTTCGTCGCGGTTTTGGCCGCGCAAGCCGCCGCCTATTATCTGACCGGAACCGGCGCGCAATGGCGGGTGGCCCGATGGGTGGGACTCGGCGTGCTGGCCGGGGTGGCCACCGCGCATGTTGAACACCTCAACCGTCCCCAAAGCGGGCTCGGGCTGGGCCTGCTGATCGTGAGCTACGTCGTTTCTCTCGTGATCACCTGGTTGCCCCGGCATCCCGAACGCCCGGCGCACGTGGTGACCTTGACGGCTTCGCTCAGTGTGATCTTCGCGCTCGGTCTGCACGTCATCGGCACCGGACTCGGATGGAGTTCTCTCGGGCATGCCGTGCCCCTCGCCCTCCTGGCGGCCCTGCTCGTCGGGTTGATCCCATGGGCCCGCCAACGTCTCTCCGACCATTCGGCCGACACGGGGCTCGCCGTCTGCGCCGCGGGGTTTTCCATTGCCGCGGTGTTGATGGTGCTCGACGACGCGGGATCGTCGCTCCTGTGGGGCGCGGTCGCTCTGGCGGCCGCGTTGGCCGCCCGTCACGGTCCCGCCAGTGAGCGCCAACCTCTGACCTCGGCGGCAGTGCTTTACCTGCTCCTCGCCACCCCGATCTGGATGGGAGATGTCACCCGCGCTCTCCCGGAAACGGCCTGGCCGTTTCTCAACACCACATGGTTGGGCGGGGTGATCGTGGCGGCCGCGTGGTGGCAACTGGGCGGCGCGAGCCAGGACCCCAGCGCCCGCCGAGTGGGATGGTTCATCGCTCAAGTGATCTTCGTGCACGGTCTGGCGATGGAATGGGTCGGTCGCCAATCGGCCCACCTCTGGCCGGACATGCCGATGGCAGCCTTGTTGGGCACACTCACCTACGCGCTGGCCGGCTTGGGCCAATGGTATGCCGGGGTGCGCACGAGCGATGCGAGCCGCGCCCGTCCGCTGCGCATCGCGGGCTACGTCTGGCTGGGCCTCGCGGTGGCCAAACTTTTCTTCATCGACCTCGACCGAGCCTCGACTGAAAGCCGGGCGATCGCCGCGTTGATCCTGGGCGGCCTGTTTATCGCCGCCGCCTTGTTGGTCGATCGCCTGCGACCGGAACGCACCAAAAAACCTTAA
- a CDS encoding hydrolase: MSEISLAPLVERLIAWSAINSGSGHLAGLGRMADTLEAALRELTPHVERLPLDDAGRVALRATCRPEAPRRVLCSGHYDTVFAADHPFQSAALNEDGSRLHGPGVADMKGGIVVMLAALAAFEKTAAAAHLGWTILLTPDEETGSVASAATIAAAAPGHLLGLVFEPARETGAMVRSRAATGEFHATMHGRAAHAGRDPENGRNAIVALAEVIAVINRLPDTIPDLLVNLATISGGGTINIVPDRATVAINARASTSAAIAGFDEAWRNLVADWSARDGYRLEFTGQFNRDPLQATPVRDAHFATLQSCAADLGLAPLSWMHVTGGSDANLLHAAGLPCLDGLGPIGGGLHSTNEYIETASLTDRARLVASFLHAIALAGKNG, encoded by the coding sequence ATGTCGGAAATCTCCCTCGCTCCGCTCGTCGAACGCCTCATCGCCTGGAGTGCGATCAACTCCGGCTCCGGTCACCTCGCCGGCCTGGGTCGCATGGCCGACACCCTCGAAGCGGCGCTGCGCGAGCTCACGCCGCACGTCGAACGCCTCCCGCTCGACGACGCCGGTCGCGTCGCTCTGCGCGCCACCTGTCGCCCTGAGGCCCCCCGACGCGTCCTGTGCTCCGGTCACTACGACACGGTTTTCGCCGCCGATCATCCCTTTCAATCCGCCGCACTCAACGAGGACGGCTCCCGCCTCCACGGACCCGGCGTGGCCGACATGAAAGGCGGCATCGTGGTCATGCTCGCCGCCCTCGCTGCGTTTGAAAAAACTGCGGCCGCCGCCCACCTCGGCTGGACCATCCTGCTCACGCCCGACGAGGAAACCGGCTCGGTGGCATCCGCCGCCACCATCGCCGCCGCCGCGCCCGGCCATCTGCTGGGATTGGTGTTCGAGCCCGCCCGCGAGACCGGAGCCATGGTGCGATCGCGCGCCGCCACCGGTGAGTTCCACGCCACCATGCACGGCCGCGCCGCCCACGCCGGTCGCGATCCCGAAAACGGTCGCAATGCCATCGTCGCCCTCGCCGAAGTGATCGCCGTGATCAACCGCCTGCCCGATACGATCCCCGACCTGCTCGTCAACCTCGCCACGATTTCCGGCGGCGGCACCATTAACATCGTTCCCGACCGCGCCACCGTCGCGATCAACGCCCGCGCGTCGACCTCCGCCGCGATCGCCGGCTTTGACGAAGCCTGGCGAAACCTCGTCGCCGACTGGTCTGCCCGCGACGGCTACCGACTGGAATTCACCGGCCAGTTCAATCGTGACCCGCTGCAAGCCACGCCGGTCCGCGACGCCCACTTCGCGACCCTGCAAAGCTGCGCCGCGGATCTCGGCCTCGCTCCGCTCTCCTGGATGCACGTCACCGGCGGCTCCGACGCCAACCTGCTTCATGCCGCCGGCCTCCCCTGCCTCGACGGCCTCGGCCCCATCGGCGGCGGCCTGCATTCAACCAATGAATACATCGAAACCGCCAGCCTCACCGACCGCGCCCGTTTAGTCGCCTCGTTTCTGCATGCGATTGCGCTCGCGGGCAAAAACGGTTGA
- a CDS encoding DMT family transporter: MLIHRLQLLAGVIALSTAVIWIKASATHPVALAAIRLTLAALLLTPLERRERRRHAVALAAAGPPPRTWIPGAVLALHFISWAYGARLAVAAQASLIVNLVPVAMPFFLWAIADEKINRREVFGTLIVIAGLAVLSFRDALASDASVLGNVVCFGSMLLFGVYLALSRRNRGVPSLWLYVVPVYRHAAIVAVVAALPWLADGVPWTSPREWGILLGLTILPTMVGHSLLNRGMRHFRGQVVSLTNCSQFIYAGTMAFFFFGEIPSATFFFAATLVAIGIVIVIRATPKAT, translated from the coding sequence ATGTTGATCCATCGCCTGCAACTCCTGGCGGGCGTCATCGCCTTGTCGACCGCCGTCATCTGGATCAAAGCGAGTGCCACCCACCCGGTCGCTCTGGCTGCGATCCGGCTCACTTTGGCCGCGTTGCTGCTCACGCCGCTCGAGCGACGGGAACGACGCCGTCACGCGGTGGCCCTGGCCGCCGCCGGACCGCCCCCGCGCACTTGGATTCCCGGAGCCGTGCTCGCCCTGCACTTCATCAGTTGGGCCTACGGTGCCCGTCTGGCGGTTGCCGCCCAGGCGTCGTTGATCGTCAATCTCGTCCCCGTGGCCATGCCGTTCTTTCTCTGGGCCATCGCCGACGAAAAAATCAACCGCCGCGAGGTCTTTGGCACCCTCATCGTCATCGCCGGCCTGGCTGTGCTTTCCTTCCGCGATGCGCTCGCGTCCGATGCCAGTGTGCTTGGCAACGTGGTCTGTTTCGGCTCCATGCTGCTGTTCGGCGTTTACCTCGCGCTCTCTCGTCGCAACCGCGGGGTGCCGTCACTCTGGCTCTACGTCGTGCCGGTTTACCGCCACGCCGCTATCGTGGCCGTGGTGGCCGCCCTGCCTTGGCTGGCCGACGGCGTGCCATGGACGTCACCCCGCGAATGGGGCATTCTGCTCGGCCTCACGATTCTGCCCACCATGGTCGGGCACTCCCTGCTCAACCGCGGCATGCGTCATTTCCGCGGCCAAGTGGTGAGCCTGACCAATTGCAGCCAGTTTATCTACGCTGGCACCATGGCCTTCTTTTTCTTCGGCGAAATCCCGTCCGCCACTTTCTTTTTCGCCGCCACCCTCGTCGCTATCGGCATTGTCATCGTCATCCGCGCCACGCCCAAGGCCACGTAA